The following coding sequences are from one Streptomyces dengpaensis window:
- a CDS encoding NAD(P)/FAD-dependent oxidoreductase yields the protein MSGNGSLDRLKREGRIVIVGASLAGLQAAETLRAEGFTGSLTMIGDEPYEPYDRPPLSKQVLLGKATADGSLLPQRRTLDARWRLGTPATGLDMAARRVRLADGDEVEYDRLLIATGVRARPWPKEEEAELEGVFVLRTCDDAKALEHALAQDPRRVLVIGAGFTGSEIASACRERGFAVTVAERGSAPLVGALGGVIGEVAAELQRDNGVDLRCGVMVTGLEGDSGGRVRAAHFSDGNTVEVDVVVVSLGALRNTEWLAGSGLGAGPRGIACDAGCRAFDVRGIVTDDIFVAGDVARSPHPLFGYQFLSLEHWGNAVSQAETAAHNMVSESWDRRPHIWVPAFWSSQFRVNIKSVGVPSMGTEILIAQGSRRERKFTAVYGYQGRVIGAVTFDQAKWLPFYERLIETTAPFPPPSPTVDRPVEGQQPMPADFPDPSVPTHGPTVTLTGYAPADRRLVFTPARH from the coding sequence GTGAGCGGTAACGGATCCCTGGACCGGCTCAAGCGCGAAGGACGCATCGTCATCGTCGGTGCCTCGCTGGCGGGGCTGCAGGCCGCCGAGACCTTGCGCGCGGAGGGCTTCACCGGCTCCCTCACGATGATCGGGGACGAGCCGTACGAGCCGTACGACCGGCCCCCGCTGTCCAAGCAGGTCCTGCTGGGCAAAGCGACGGCGGACGGCTCCCTCCTCCCCCAGCGCCGGACGCTCGACGCGCGATGGCGCCTCGGGACCCCGGCCACCGGCCTCGACATGGCGGCCCGGCGCGTACGGCTGGCCGACGGCGACGAGGTGGAGTACGACCGGCTGCTCATCGCCACCGGTGTACGGGCCAGGCCCTGGCCCAAGGAGGAAGAGGCGGAGCTCGAAGGGGTGTTCGTCCTGCGTACCTGCGACGACGCCAAGGCGCTGGAGCACGCGCTCGCGCAGGACCCCCGCCGCGTGCTCGTCATCGGCGCCGGATTCACCGGCTCGGAGATCGCCTCCGCCTGCCGGGAGCGCGGGTTCGCGGTCACCGTGGCCGAACGGGGCTCCGCACCCCTGGTCGGAGCGCTTGGCGGAGTCATCGGCGAGGTCGCGGCCGAGCTGCAGCGCGACAACGGCGTCGACCTGCGCTGCGGCGTCATGGTGACGGGCCTGGAGGGCGACTCCGGGGGACGCGTCCGTGCCGCCCACTTCTCCGACGGCAACACCGTCGAGGTCGACGTGGTGGTCGTGTCCCTCGGCGCCCTGCGCAACACCGAATGGCTTGCCGGATCCGGACTCGGTGCGGGGCCTCGGGGCATCGCCTGTGACGCCGGGTGCCGGGCCTTCGACGTCCGGGGCATCGTGACCGACGACATCTTCGTGGCCGGCGATGTCGCACGATCGCCGCATCCCCTGTTCGGCTACCAGTTCCTGTCCCTGGAGCACTGGGGCAACGCCGTTTCCCAGGCCGAGACCGCGGCGCACAACATGGTGAGCGAGAGCTGGGACCGCCGCCCGCACATCTGGGTGCCCGCCTTCTGGTCCTCCCAGTTCCGGGTGAACATCAAGTCCGTCGGGGTGCCGTCGATGGGAACGGAGATCCTCATCGCACAGGGCTCCCGCCGCGAGCGCAAGTTCACCGCCGTATACGGGTATCAGGGGCGCGTCATCGGCGCCGTCACGTTCGACCAGGCGAAGTGGCTGCCGTTCTACGAGCGGCTGATCGAGACCACGGCGCCGTTCCCCCCGCCCTCCCCCACGGTGGACCGTCCCGTGGAGGGGCAGCAGCCGATGCCCGCGGACTTTCCCGACCCGTCCGTACCCACCCACGGTCCGACCGTCACCCTCACCGGATACGCGCCGGCCGACCGACGACTGGTCTTCACCCCTGCCCGGCACTGA
- a CDS encoding ABC transporter ATP-binding protein codes for MTSIDVQDLTKEYGGKRAVDHLTFSVLPGRVTGFLGPNGAGKSTTMRLVLGLDRPSSGTATVGGRPYATLHEPLRHVGALLDAQAAHGSRTARDHLRALAASNRIPERRVDEVLEEAGLASVARRRVKTYSLGMRQRLGIAAALLGDPPVVLLDEPSNGLDPEGIIWIRELMRRLAREGRTVLVSSHLMNETASFADHLVVLGRGRLLADTPMREFIHARVQPRVRVRTTNGGALGDLFARHGIEAVEGEDGLWTALDARVEDIGRLTSAAGLQILELAAEEGTLEQAYLDLTAAETEFAAPPTPTQPQEA; via the coding sequence ATGACCAGCATCGACGTCCAAGACCTGACCAAGGAGTACGGCGGCAAGAGGGCCGTGGACCACCTCACCTTCAGCGTGCTCCCCGGCCGCGTCACCGGATTCCTCGGCCCCAACGGCGCCGGAAAGTCCACCACCATGCGGCTCGTCCTGGGCCTGGACCGGCCCTCGTCCGGTACCGCCACGGTCGGCGGCCGCCCCTACGCCACCCTCCACGAGCCGCTGCGCCACGTGGGCGCCCTGCTCGACGCGCAGGCCGCGCACGGATCACGGACCGCCCGCGACCATCTGCGGGCACTCGCCGCGAGCAACCGCATCCCCGAACGCCGCGTGGACGAGGTGCTGGAGGAGGCCGGGCTCGCGTCCGTCGCCCGCCGCCGGGTGAAGACGTACTCCCTGGGCATGCGTCAGCGCCTGGGCATCGCGGCCGCGCTCCTCGGCGACCCGCCCGTGGTGCTGCTCGACGAACCGTCGAACGGACTGGATCCCGAAGGGATCATCTGGATCCGGGAGTTGATGCGTCGGCTGGCCCGTGAGGGCCGCACCGTCCTCGTCTCCAGCCACCTCATGAACGAGACCGCGTCCTTCGCCGACCACCTCGTCGTCCTCGGCCGGGGGCGGCTCCTTGCCGACACGCCCATGCGGGAGTTCATCCACGCGCGCGTGCAGCCCCGCGTCCGGGTGCGCACCACGAACGGTGGTGCGTTGGGCGATCTGTTCGCGCGGCACGGTATCGAGGCAGTGGAGGGCGAGGACGGACTGTGGACCGCCCTCGACGCGCGCGTGGAGGACATCGGGCGCCTCACGTCGGCCGCGGGACTGCAGATCCTCGAACTCGCCGCGGAGGAGGGAACGTTGGAGCAGGCTTACCTGGATCTGACGGCGGCCGAGACCGAGTTCGCCGCCCCGCCGACGCCGACACAGCCTCAGGAGGCCTGA
- a CDS encoding ferredoxin yields the protein MRLVVDLNRCQGYAQCAFLAPDVFAMHGEESLLYDPQVDEERREEVARAVAACPVHAIRVEMDAWDDTPGPDREGGR from the coding sequence GTGAGGCTTGTCGTCGATCTCAACCGCTGCCAGGGATACGCGCAGTGCGCGTTCCTCGCTCCCGACGTTTTCGCCATGCACGGAGAAGAGTCCCTGCTCTACGACCCGCAGGTGGACGAGGAGCGGCGCGAGGAAGTGGCGCGAGCCGTCGCCGCGTGTCCCGTTCACGCCATCAGGGTGGAGATGGACGCCTGGGACGACACCCCCGGGCCTGACCGGGAGGGCGGCCGGTGA
- a CDS encoding hemolysin family protein, with translation MIAVQLLIGLATLVVNAFFVGAEFALISVRRSQVEPRAEQGDRRAHSVLWGLEHVSALLAAAQLGITLCTLVLGIVAEPAIAHLLEPAFHAAGIPESAGHAVSFVIALTLATYLHMLLGEMVPKNVALAEPVRTALLLGPPLVALSRALRPVIFSVNAFANGLLKLLKVHVTGEVSATFTDDELARLVKDSSAAGLIDHRARERLHDALELGRRPVRDVVLPLESVVYARVGVTPEELERLSAETGFSRFPVVDEGRRIVGYLHVKDALDATPRDVPFRVGDIRPIARVRESTPMDDVLTAMRRSRTHLAAVMGTDGRLAGLVTMEDVLRELFGQTV, from the coding sequence ATGATCGCCGTACAACTGTTGATCGGCTTGGCGACGCTGGTCGTGAACGCCTTCTTCGTGGGTGCCGAGTTCGCGCTGATCTCGGTGCGCCGCAGCCAGGTCGAGCCGCGGGCCGAGCAGGGCGACCGGCGGGCGCACAGCGTGCTGTGGGGTCTGGAGCACGTGTCCGCTCTTCTGGCGGCCGCGCAGCTGGGCATCACCCTGTGCACGCTGGTCCTCGGCATCGTGGCCGAGCCCGCGATCGCACACCTTCTGGAGCCGGCGTTCCACGCGGCGGGGATTCCGGAGAGCGCGGGCCACGCCGTCTCGTTCGTCATCGCGCTCACCCTGGCGACGTATCTGCACATGCTGCTCGGCGAGATGGTGCCGAAGAACGTCGCGCTCGCCGAGCCCGTCCGCACCGCGCTGCTGCTCGGCCCGCCGCTGGTGGCGCTCTCGCGTGCGCTGCGGCCGGTGATCTTCTCGGTCAACGCCTTTGCGAACGGGCTGCTCAAGCTGCTCAAAGTCCATGTGACGGGCGAGGTTTCCGCGACCTTCACCGATGACGAACTGGCCCGGCTGGTCAAGGACTCCAGCGCCGCCGGGCTCATCGACCACCGCGCCCGGGAGCGGCTGCACGACGCGCTGGAACTGGGCCGCCGGCCCGTGCGCGACGTCGTCCTCCCCCTGGAAAGCGTCGTCTACGCGCGGGTGGGCGTCACTCCGGAGGAGCTGGAACGGCTCTCCGCCGAGACCGGCTTCTCCCGCTTCCCCGTCGTGGACGAGGGCCGCCGCATCGTCGGATATCTGCACGTCAAGGACGCACTGGACGCCACGCCGCGGGACGTGCCGTTCCGGGTCGGGGACATACGGCCCATCGCACGCGTCCGGGAGAGCACTCCGATGGACGACGTACTCACCGCGATGCGACGCAGCCGCACGCACCTCGCGGCGGTGATGGGCACCGACGGACGGCTCGCGGGGCTGGTGACGATGGAGGACGTGCTGCGGGAGTTGTTCGGTCAGACGGTGTGA
- a CDS encoding sensor histidine kinase, whose protein sequence is MARFLHPLVRGTTYTRWLHLWVPMLFVSVWMFIDMSKPWVPAVLLIPLGLIPAVRRGERVQARFMLAPGERGGEDPAFSMTPSVGWRDRWRTVLWLEARLLLGWVTCGLTVWLPVIAVDLGRAATGYRPADDPVVALLDPHWSCALLVPLPLLALYGAVVGLGELVTGLARRLLGPSPAERLAALEERTEQLLERNRIARELHDSIGHALTVAVVQAGAARAAGDPAFTERALGAIEDTGRAALEDLERVLGVLREAERPVSSRPTLTESDRLLESARSSGAKVDAEVAGPLETVPGPVSREGYRILQESLTNVLRHAGSVPVRVRIEVRDGALGLEVRNPLPADIPGPGRGSGLRGIRERAALLGGRARTGPDEGDWQVHVELPVR, encoded by the coding sequence ATGGCCCGCTTTCTGCACCCGCTGGTCCGGGGGACGACGTACACACGCTGGCTGCACCTGTGGGTGCCCATGCTGTTCGTCAGCGTGTGGATGTTCATCGACATGTCGAAGCCGTGGGTGCCCGCGGTGCTGCTGATTCCGCTGGGGCTGATCCCGGCCGTGCGGCGGGGCGAGAGGGTGCAGGCGCGGTTCATGCTGGCGCCGGGTGAGCGGGGTGGCGAGGACCCGGCGTTCTCGATGACGCCTTCGGTCGGTTGGCGGGACCGGTGGCGGACTGTGCTCTGGCTGGAAGCGCGCCTCCTGTTGGGCTGGGTGACCTGTGGGCTCACCGTCTGGCTGCCCGTGATCGCCGTCGATCTCGGCAGAGCGGCCACGGGCTACCGGCCGGCCGATGATCCCGTGGTGGCGCTCCTGGACCCGCACTGGAGCTGCGCACTGCTCGTCCCTCTGCCCCTGCTGGCCCTGTACGGCGCGGTGGTCGGCCTCGGCGAGCTGGTCACGGGGCTCGCGCGCCGGCTCCTGGGCCCCTCCCCCGCTGAGCGGCTCGCCGCCCTGGAGGAGCGCACCGAGCAACTTCTGGAGCGCAACCGCATCGCCCGCGAGCTGCACGACTCCATCGGCCACGCGCTGACGGTCGCGGTGGTGCAGGCGGGTGCGGCACGGGCGGCCGGGGACCCCGCGTTCACCGAGCGGGCTCTGGGCGCCATCGAGGACACGGGCCGGGCCGCTCTGGAGGACCTGGAGCGGGTGCTGGGCGTGTTGCGCGAGGCTGAGCGCCCCGTGAGCAGCCGCCCGACACTGACCGAGTCCGACCGGCTCCTGGAGTCGGCGCGGTCCTCCGGGGCCAAGGTCGACGCCGAGGTGGCGGGCCCGCTGGAGACCGTGCCGGGCCCGGTGTCCCGGGAGGGCTACCGCATCCTTCAGGAGTCGCTCACCAACGTGCTGCGGCATGCGGGCAGCGTCCCCGTGCGGGTCCGTATCGAGGTCCGGGACGGGGCGCTCGGCCTGGAGGTGCGCAATCCGCTGCCCGCGGACATACCGGGGCCCGGCCGGGGCAGCGGTCTGCGCGGTATACGGGAGCGGGCCGCGCTGCTCGGCGGCCGGGCGCGGACGGGACCGGACGAGGGTGACTGGCAGGTGCATGTAGAGCTGCCGGTGCGCTGA
- a CDS encoding SGNH/GDSL hydrolase family protein codes for MQMNATYTSLVAVGDSFTEGMSDLLPDGSYRGWADLLAARMAERTPGFRYANLAVRGKLIGQIVDEQVATAAAMRPDVITLVGGLNDTLRPKVDMGRVRGLLEEAVERLAPACKQLVLMRSPGRNGPVLERFRPRMEELFACVDGLAERHGALVVDLYGAPSLADPRLWDVDRLHLTAEGHRRVAEAVWQTLGYEPEDADWHTPMAPTPPPGWVARRTADARFAKQHLLPWIGRRLTGRSSGDGRPAKRPELLPYEGPVG; via the coding sequence ATGCAGATGAATGCCACATACACCAGCCTTGTCGCGGTCGGCGACTCCTTCACCGAGGGCATGTCGGACCTGTTGCCCGACGGCTCGTACCGCGGGTGGGCCGATCTCCTCGCGGCACGGATGGCGGAACGGACGCCTGGTTTCCGGTACGCCAATCTCGCGGTACGCGGCAAGCTCATCGGGCAGATCGTCGACGAGCAGGTGGCCACGGCGGCCGCGATGCGCCCCGACGTGATCACGCTCGTCGGCGGGCTCAACGACACCCTGCGGCCCAAGGTCGACATGGGACGCGTCCGCGGTCTCCTGGAGGAGGCCGTGGAGCGGCTGGCACCGGCCTGTAAGCAGCTGGTCCTGATGCGCAGCCCGGGCCGCAACGGCCCGGTGCTCGAACGCTTCCGGCCGCGTATGGAGGAGCTCTTCGCCTGCGTCGACGGCCTCGCGGAGCGGCATGGCGCGCTGGTGGTCGACCTGTACGGGGCACCCTCGCTCGCCGACCCCCGCCTGTGGGACGTGGACCGGCTCCACCTCACGGCCGAAGGCCACCGCCGCGTCGCCGAGGCCGTATGGCAGACGCTCGGCTACGAGCCGGAGGACGCCGACTGGCATACGCCGATGGCCCCCACGCCGCCGCCCGGCTGGGTCGCCCGCCGAACCGCCGACGCCCGCTTCGCCAAGCAGCACCTGCTGCCGTGGATCGGCCGGCGGCTGACGGGCCGCTCGTCGGGCGACGGACGCCCGGCCAAGCGGCCCGAGCTGCTGCCGTACGAGGGGCCGGTGGGCTAG
- a CDS encoding response regulator transcription factor translates to MPVTVLLVDDEPLVRAGLRAVLEAQPDIEVVGEAADGAAVIPLVRQLRPDVVAMDVRMPLLDGIEATRAVLRTVSDPPKILVVTTFENDEYVYEALRAGADGFLLKRARPAEIVHAVRLIAEGESLLFPASVRQLAAEYGDGGGNPAARAAMERAALTEREAEVLRLMARGLSNAEIAVRLIVGTETVKSHVSAILAKLGARDRTQAVIAAYESGFVEPG, encoded by the coding sequence ATGCCGGTCACCGTTCTCCTCGTCGACGACGAACCTCTCGTCCGCGCGGGGCTGCGCGCCGTCCTGGAGGCACAGCCGGACATCGAGGTCGTCGGGGAGGCGGCGGACGGTGCCGCGGTGATCCCGCTGGTGCGGCAGTTGCGGCCCGACGTGGTCGCCATGGACGTCCGCATGCCCCTCCTGGACGGCATCGAGGCCACGCGCGCGGTGCTGCGCACCGTGAGTGATCCGCCGAAGATCCTCGTGGTGACGACGTTCGAGAACGACGAGTACGTCTACGAGGCGCTGCGCGCGGGCGCCGACGGGTTTCTGCTGAAGCGGGCGCGGCCCGCCGAGATCGTGCACGCGGTGCGGCTGATCGCCGAGGGAGAGTCGCTGCTGTTTCCGGCCTCCGTACGGCAGTTGGCGGCCGAGTACGGGGACGGTGGCGGGAATCCGGCGGCGCGCGCGGCCATGGAGCGGGCCGCGCTGACCGAGCGGGAGGCGGAGGTGCTGCGGCTGATGGCCCGGGGGCTGTCGAACGCGGAGATCGCCGTGCGGCTGATCGTCGGGACGGAGACGGTGAAGTCGCACGTCAGCGCCATCCTGGCGAAGCTGGGGGCCCGGGATCGTACGCAGGCGGTCATCGCGGCATACGAGTCGGGGTTCGTGGAGCCCGGTTGA
- a CDS encoding DUF4326 domain-containing protein, with the protein MSTTVINLKGRIHDFGPRLEKAPADLVYIGRRWAMGHWDLPQHPLYNPFAPDTPTKKRDGTRAEVMEKYRAYLLERPELLAQVPALRGKTLACWCAPELCHADILAEIADGSAPGPRPA; encoded by the coding sequence ATGTCCACCACCGTGATCAACCTCAAGGGCCGCATCCACGACTTCGGCCCACGGCTGGAGAAGGCCCCGGCGGACCTCGTCTACATCGGCCGCCGCTGGGCCATGGGCCACTGGGACCTCCCGCAGCACCCGCTCTACAACCCGTTCGCCCCCGACACCCCCACCAAGAAGCGCGATGGCACGCGTGCCGAGGTCATGGAGAAGTACCGGGCGTATCTCCTCGAACGCCCCGAGCTCCTCGCCCAGGTGCCCGCCCTGCGCGGCAAGACGCTGGCGTGCTGGTGCGCGCCCGAACTGTGCCACGCCGACATCCTGGCGGAGATCGCGGACGGCTCCGCCCCGGGCCCTCGGCCCGCCTGA
- a CDS encoding cytochrome P450 — protein sequence MTQAILRQIIDYAHRANPYPLYEELRETPVFHAPDGPYVVSKYYDILNLLHDPRISSEARNLKSAAADPLTDAEGESALPPSFLRLDPPEHDRLRRMTNRPFGPPHTPRRVYDMRGELDDIVSGLIDGIGSPERIDLVDQFSYPFPVTVICRLLGVPREDEARFHTWADTIAAGLDPDPDTDPAERAQVTQSARTELGMYLAGLIEERRKKPGDDMLSELATAHGPDGAMTTMELLSTASLLLIAGHETTVNLITNGMLTLLRNPDILERLRKDPSLSVPIVEELLRFEPPVQLVPQRTTVADIEVRGVTIPKGASLWLVLAAGNRDPDRFEHPDRFDPDRGDIEHLGFGSGIHSCFGAPLARLEAQLALSELARRLESPRLLEDPPPYRQNAVLRGPRHLPIACDGIRP from the coding sequence ATGACGCAAGCCATCCTGCGGCAGATCATCGACTACGCCCACCGCGCCAATCCGTACCCGCTGTACGAGGAGCTCCGCGAAACGCCGGTGTTCCACGCCCCGGACGGGCCGTACGTCGTCAGCAAGTACTACGACATCCTGAATCTCCTCCACGATCCGCGGATCAGCTCCGAAGCCCGCAATCTGAAGTCGGCGGCGGCCGACCCGCTCACCGACGCGGAGGGGGAGTCGGCCCTGCCGCCGAGCTTCCTGCGGCTGGACCCTCCCGAGCACGACCGGCTGCGGCGTATGACGAACCGGCCCTTCGGGCCGCCGCACACCCCGCGGCGCGTCTACGACATGCGCGGCGAGCTCGACGACATCGTCTCCGGGCTCATCGACGGTATCGGCTCGCCGGAACGGATCGATCTGGTCGACCAGTTCTCCTACCCCTTCCCCGTGACCGTGATCTGCCGGCTGCTGGGAGTGCCGCGCGAGGACGAGGCGCGGTTCCACACCTGGGCGGACACCATCGCCGCGGGCCTGGACCCCGACCCGGACACCGATCCCGCCGAGCGCGCCCAGGTCACGCAGAGCGCCCGTACGGAGCTGGGCATGTATCTGGCCGGGCTCATCGAGGAACGCCGCAAGAAGCCCGGCGACGACATGCTGTCGGAACTGGCCACCGCGCACGGCCCGGACGGTGCCATGACGACGATGGAACTCCTGAGCACCGCGTCACTCCTGTTGATCGCCGGTCATGAGACGACGGTCAACCTCATCACCAACGGCATGCTGACCCTGCTGCGGAACCCCGACATCCTCGAACGGCTGCGCAAGGACCCGAGCCTGTCCGTCCCCATCGTCGAGGAGCTGCTCCGCTTCGAGCCACCGGTGCAGCTGGTGCCGCAGCGCACCACAGTCGCCGACATCGAGGTCCGCGGCGTGACCATCCCCAAGGGCGCGTCACTGTGGCTGGTGCTGGCGGCGGGCAACCGCGACCCCGACCGCTTCGAGCATCCGGACCGTTTCGACCCCGACCGCGGGGACATCGAGCACCTGGGTTTCGGCAGCGGCATCCACAGCTGCTTCGGCGCCCCACTGGCCCGGCTGGAGGCGCAGCTCGCGCTGAGCGAGCTGGCCCGCAGGCTGGAGAGTCCCCGGCTGCTGGAGGACCCGCCGCCGTACCGGCAGAACGCGGTCCTGCGCGGCCCGCGCCATCTGCCGATCGCCTGCGACGGCATCCGTCCTTAG
- a CDS encoding ABC transporter permease, translated as MTFAPVLHAEWIKIRTLRSLVWALLAVLLATAAFSALAGLDDSGDSGDSGGEVFDPLFSAFFGVSFGQIAAITFGAQAVSAEFQGGALRVSLAAVPDRVRWFLAKAVAIGGPALVVGLVTGGVSLAVGKAALGTRADGLSWGEGLRGVVGCGVYLTLMALLAAGLAAILRSGVATLSILIPFLLIVSFVIGGASGTVADFVPDKAGQVVLHETGDGTLGPWSGLAVTAAWAAAALTAGAWSLRRRDA; from the coding sequence ATGACGTTCGCACCCGTACTCCACGCGGAGTGGATCAAGATCCGTACGCTGCGGTCCCTCGTGTGGGCCCTGCTCGCCGTCCTCCTCGCCACGGCGGCCTTCTCCGCGCTCGCCGGACTCGACGACTCCGGGGACTCCGGGGACTCCGGGGGTGAGGTCTTCGACCCGCTGTTCTCGGCGTTCTTCGGCGTCAGCTTCGGGCAGATCGCGGCGATCACCTTCGGCGCGCAGGCGGTCTCGGCCGAGTTCCAGGGCGGTGCCCTGCGCGTCTCGCTCGCCGCGGTCCCCGACCGTGTGCGCTGGTTCCTGGCCAAAGCGGTGGCCATCGGAGGGCCGGCCCTCGTGGTCGGTCTGGTCACGGGAGGCGTGAGCCTGGCCGTGGGCAAGGCGGCCCTCGGGACCAGGGCGGACGGGCTGTCCTGGGGCGAAGGGCTCCGCGGGGTGGTCGGCTGCGGCGTCTATCTGACGCTCATGGCGCTGCTCGCGGCGGGACTCGCGGCCATCCTGCGCAGCGGAGTCGCCACCTTGAGCATCCTGATCCCGTTCCTCCTGATCGTCTCCTTCGTCATCGGGGGAGCGTCGGGCACCGTGGCCGACTTCGTGCCGGACAAGGCGGGACAGGTGGTTCTCCACGAAACGGGGGACGGCACCCTCGGGCCGTGGTCGGGGCTCGCCGTCACCGCGGCCTGGGCGGCGGCGGCCCTGACGGCCGGCGCCTGGAGCCTGCGACGCCGCGACGCCTGA
- the mug gene encoding G/U mismatch-specific DNA glycosylase: MPDVVADGLTVLFCGINPGLMTAATGHHFARPGNRFWPVLHLSGFTPRLMKPAEQDELLSYGLGITNVVARATARADELSAEEYREGGLLLSAKVERRRPRWLAVVGVTAYRAAFGDRKAQVGPQERTIGASRVWVLPNPSGLNAHWTAATMAEEYARLRTAAAEG; the protein is encoded by the coding sequence GTGCCGGATGTCGTCGCGGACGGCCTCACCGTCCTTTTCTGTGGCATCAATCCGGGGCTGATGACGGCCGCGACGGGCCACCACTTCGCCCGCCCCGGCAACCGCTTCTGGCCGGTGCTGCACCTCTCCGGTTTCACGCCCCGGCTCATGAAGCCCGCGGAACAGGACGAGTTGCTCTCGTACGGGCTCGGCATCACGAATGTCGTGGCGCGCGCGACCGCCCGGGCCGACGAGCTCAGCGCCGAGGAGTACCGCGAGGGCGGACTCCTGCTGAGCGCCAAGGTGGAGCGACGGCGGCCGCGCTGGCTGGCGGTGGTCGGTGTGACCGCGTACCGCGCGGCGTTCGGCGACCGCAAGGCTCAAGTCGGCCCGCAGGAACGGACGATCGGGGCCAGCCGGGTGTGGGTACTGCCCAACCCAAGCGGGCTCAACGCGCATTGGACGGCGGCGACGATGGCCGAGGAGTACGCACGGTTACGGACGGCTGCCGCCGAGGGCTAG
- the purB gene encoding adenylosuccinate lyase, with protein sequence MTAAPAKPRIPNVLAGRYASAELATLWSPEQKIRLERQLWLAVLRAQKDLGIEVPDAAIADYERVLDQVDLASIAEREKVTRHDVKARIEEFNDLAGHEHVHKGMTSRDLTENVEQLQIRLSLELMRDRTVAVLARLGKLAGEYGELVMAGRSHNVAAQATTLGKRFATAADELLVAYGRIEELLGRYPLRGIKGPVGTAQDMLDLLGGDAAKLAELEQRIAQHLGFSQAFTSVGQVYPRSLDYEVVTALVQVAAAPSSIAKTIRLMAGHELVTEGFKPGQVGSSAMPHKMNTRSCERVNGLMVILRGYASMTGELAGDQWNEGDVSCSVVRRVALPDAFFALDGLLETFLTVLDEFGAFPAVVARELDRYLPFLATTKVLMGAVRAGVGREVAHEAIKENAVASALAMREQGAERNELLDKLAADERIPLDRAQLDELMADKLSFTGAAADQVAVLVGRIEEIAKQHPEAAGYTPGAIL encoded by the coding sequence GTGACTGCCGCGCCTGCAAAGCCCCGTATCCCCAATGTCCTCGCCGGACGCTACGCCTCCGCCGAGCTCGCCACGCTCTGGTCCCCCGAACAGAAGATCAGGCTGGAGCGTCAGCTCTGGCTCGCCGTGCTGCGGGCCCAGAAGGACCTCGGGATCGAGGTGCCGGACGCCGCCATCGCCGACTACGAGCGCGTCCTCGACCAGGTCGACCTCGCCTCGATCGCCGAGCGCGAGAAGGTCACGCGGCACGACGTGAAGGCGCGGATCGAGGAGTTCAACGACCTCGCCGGGCACGAGCACGTGCACAAGGGCATGACGTCCCGCGACCTCACCGAGAACGTCGAGCAGCTGCAGATCCGGCTCTCCCTGGAGCTGATGCGCGACCGCACGGTCGCCGTCCTGGCGCGCCTGGGCAAGCTCGCGGGCGAGTACGGCGAGCTGGTCATGGCCGGCCGCTCGCACAACGTGGCCGCGCAGGCCACCACCCTCGGCAAGCGCTTCGCGACCGCCGCCGACGAGCTGCTCGTCGCGTACGGCAGGATCGAGGAGCTGCTCGGCCGCTACCCGCTGCGCGGCATCAAGGGCCCGGTCGGCACGGCGCAGGACATGCTCGACCTGCTGGGCGGGGACGCGGCGAAGCTCGCGGAGCTGGAGCAGCGCATCGCCCAGCATCTGGGCTTCTCCCAGGCCTTCACCTCCGTCGGCCAGGTCTACCCGCGCTCGCTCGACTACGAGGTCGTCACCGCGCTGGTGCAGGTGGCGGCCGCCCCGTCCTCGATCGCCAAGACGATCCGGCTGATGGCCGGGCACGAGCTGGTCACCGAGGGCTTCAAGCCGGGCCAGGTCGGCTCGTCCGCGATGCCGCACAAGATGAACACCCGCTCCTGCGAGCGCGTCAACGGCCTGATGGTCATCCTGCGCGGCTACGCGTCGATGACCGGCGAGCTGGCGGGCGACCAGTGGAACGAGGGCGACGTGTCGTGCTCGGTGGTCCGCCGGGTCGCGCTGCCCGACGCGTTCTTCGCCCTTGACGGTCTGCTGGAGACGTTCCTCACCGTCCTCGACGAGTTCGGCGCCTTCCCGGCCGTCGTCGCGCGCGAGCTGGACCGCTATCTGCCGTTCCTGGCGACGACCAAGGTTCTGATGGGCGCGGTGCGCGCGGGTGTCGGCCGCGAGGTCGCGCACGAGGCCATCAAGGAGAACGCCGTCGCCTCCGCCCTCGCCATGCGGGAGCAGGGCGCCGAGCGCAACGAGCTCCTCGACAAGCTCGCCGCGGACGAGCGCATCCCGCTGGACCGGGCCCAGCTCGACGAGCTGATGGCCGACAAGCTGTCCTTCACGGGCGCCGCCGCCGACCAGGTCGCCGTCCTCGTGGGCCGCATCGAGGAGATCGCGAAGCAGCACCCGGAGGCCGCGGGCTACACGCCGGGGGCGATCCTCTGA